Within bacterium, the genomic segment CAAAGTCGGATTCGACGGGAAAGGGTGCGCGATAAGCGTGGCATCCGCCTCGATGATGACCGAGCAACTACAGGGAAAAAAAATCGAGGACGCGAAGCAGGATGTCGAATCGTTCCTCTCGATTATGCGTAACGAAGATGAATTCGACAACCATCCCGAATTCGAGGAACTCGCTTCGCTCGAAGGGGTAAAGAAACTCCATGCCCGCATTAAATGCGCGACACTCTCTTGG encodes:
- a CDS encoding SUF system NifU family Fe-S cluster assembly protein, whose product is MSFDELYQSILLDHYQHPRNAGPVHGATCSIHDHNPICGDEITVAMQIENGKVAKVGFDGKGCAISVASASMMTEQLQGKKIEDAKQDVESFLSIMRNEDEFDNHPEFEELASLEGVKKLHARIKCATLSWNTAKRLLEGDSDS